A region from the Linepithema humile isolate Giens D197 chromosome 1, Lhum_UNIL_v1.0, whole genome shotgun sequence genome encodes:
- the LOC105675226 gene encoding protein G12, producing MKFALALLALVAAASAKIEIPNFGRGELHKDIQEFLDMLPQEEIFAITLEYFSEDKEFQAMVEYLLSDEFRDLVKEVEALPEIKVLMDYIHEAGIDIYTIVNLLNEMIGLDPLTPPSSFFAVRKQITGGIRGYVDDIMAILPLEELNDLYEKKLKESKAFADFIAQIESENFQEIVNKVYANPKTQELLKHAEAAGIDLELIKELLKVLWGIKIPPRPRFYIRH from the coding sequence ATGAAATTTGCATTGGCACTGTTGGCCCTTGTGGCTGCGGCTTCCGCCAAGATCGAGATCCCCAATTTCGGCAGAGGCGAACTCCACAAGGATATCCAGGAGTTCTTAGACATGCTGCCTCAGGAGGAAATATTCGCAATCACCCTTGAATACTTTTCTGAAGACAAGGAATTCCAGGCGATGGTCGAGTACTTACTATCCGACGAATTCAGAGATCTGGTGAAGGAAGTCGAAGCTCTGCCcgagattaaagttttaatggATTACATTCATGAAGCCGGCATTGACATTTACACGATCGTAAACCTATTAAACGAAATGATTGGACTCGACCCGCTCACACCGCCCAGCAGCTTCTTTGCCGTCCGCAAACAAATCACTGGTGGAATCCGTGGATATGTCGATGATATCATGGCCATCTTGCCTTTGGAAGAACTTAACGATCTTTacgaaaagaaattgaaagagTCCAAGGCCTTTGCCGATTTTATTGCTCAAATAGAGTCCGAGAATTTCCAGGAAATCGTCAACAAAGTTTACGCCAACCCCAAAACCCAGGAGCTCCTGAAACACGCCGAAGCGGCCGGCATTGATCTAGAACTCATCAAAGAGTTGCTGAAGGTTCTCTGGGGCATCAAAATTCCTCCCCGTCCTCGTTTTTACATCAGACATTAG